A portion of the Streptomyces sp. NBC_01335 genome contains these proteins:
- a CDS encoding nitrite/sulfite reductase gives MAATPEQPATTTPRRKAGRHRGEGQWAMGHYTPLNGNEQFKKDDDALNVRARIENIYSKRGFDSIDPNDLRGRMRWWGLYTQRKPGIDGGKTAVLEPEELDDRFFMLRVRIDGGRLTSAQLRVIGEISQQYARGTADITDRQNIQLHWIAIEDVPAIWEKLEAVGLSTTEACGDCPRVIIGSPVAGIAADEIIDGTPAVDEIHERYIGSKEFSNLPRKFKTAISGSPVQDVVHEINDIAFVGVEHPEHGAGFDVWVGGGLSTNPRFAERLGAWVPLDEVPDVWAGVVGIFRDYGYRRLRTRARLKFLMADWGPAKFRQVLEDEYLKRPLLDGPAPAQPTSRWRDHIGVHEQNDGNFYVGFAPRVGRVDGATLTKIADLAAAHGSDRLRTTVEQKMIVLDVAPDQVESLVEGLEALDFQVRPSSFRRGTMACTGIEFCKLAIVETKARGASLIDELERRLPEFDEPLTININGCPNACARIQTADIGLKGQLMLDGDGNQVEGYQVHLGGALGLEAGFGRKVRGLKVTSAELPDYVERVLGRYQEEREEGERFATWAARATAESLS, from the coding sequence ATGGCCGCTACCCCTGAACAGCCTGCGACCACCACGCCTCGCCGCAAGGCCGGACGCCACCGCGGCGAGGGCCAGTGGGCGATGGGGCATTACACCCCCCTCAACGGGAACGAGCAGTTCAAGAAGGACGACGACGCTCTCAATGTGCGCGCCCGCATCGAGAACATCTACTCCAAGCGCGGTTTCGACTCGATCGACCCGAACGACCTTCGTGGACGCATGCGTTGGTGGGGTCTGTACACCCAGCGCAAGCCCGGCATCGACGGCGGCAAGACCGCCGTGCTGGAGCCGGAGGAGCTGGACGACCGCTTCTTCATGCTCCGCGTACGCATCGACGGCGGCCGGCTGACCTCCGCCCAGCTGCGGGTGATCGGTGAGATCTCCCAGCAGTACGCCCGCGGTACCGCGGACATCACGGACCGTCAGAACATCCAGCTGCACTGGATCGCCATCGAGGACGTCCCGGCGATCTGGGAGAAGCTGGAGGCCGTCGGACTCTCCACCACGGAGGCCTGCGGCGACTGCCCCCGCGTGATCATCGGTTCGCCGGTGGCGGGCATCGCGGCCGACGAGATCATCGACGGCACACCCGCGGTGGACGAGATCCACGAGCGGTACATCGGCAGCAAGGAATTCTCCAACCTGCCCCGCAAGTTCAAGACCGCGATCTCCGGTTCGCCGGTCCAGGACGTGGTCCACGAGATCAACGACATCGCCTTCGTCGGCGTCGAACACCCCGAGCACGGGGCCGGGTTCGACGTCTGGGTCGGCGGCGGTCTCTCCACCAACCCGCGGTTCGCCGAACGCCTGGGCGCCTGGGTGCCGTTGGACGAGGTACCGGACGTGTGGGCCGGGGTCGTGGGGATCTTCCGCGACTACGGCTACCGCCGGCTGCGCACCCGCGCCCGGCTGAAGTTCCTGATGGCCGACTGGGGACCCGCCAAGTTCCGCCAGGTGCTGGAGGACGAGTACCTCAAGCGCCCGCTGCTGGACGGCCCCGCCCCCGCGCAGCCCACCTCCCGCTGGCGCGACCACATCGGCGTGCACGAGCAGAACGACGGGAACTTCTACGTCGGCTTCGCCCCGCGCGTCGGCCGGGTGGACGGCGCCACGCTCACCAAGATCGCGGACCTCGCGGCCGCGCACGGTTCGGACCGGCTGCGCACCACCGTCGAGCAGAAGATGATCGTCCTCGACGTGGCGCCGGACCAGGTCGAATCGCTGGTCGAAGGGCTGGAGGCGCTGGACTTCCAGGTCCGCCCCTCGTCCTTCCGGCGCGGCACGATGGCCTGCACCGGCATCGAGTTCTGCAAGCTGGCGATCGTCGAGACGAAGGCGCGCGGCGCCTCGCTCATCGACGAACTGGAGCGCCGCCTGCCGGAGTTCGACGAGCCGCTCACCATCAACATCAACGGGTGCCCCAACGCCTGTGCCCGTATCCAGACCGCGGACATCGGTCTCAAGGGCCAGTTGATGCTGGACGGCGACGGCAACCAGGTGGAGGGCTACCAGGTGCACCTGGGCGGCGCGCTCGGTCTGGAGGCCGGTTTCGGCCGCAAGGTCCGTGGCCTGAAGGTCACTTCGGCCGAGCTGCCGGACTACGTCGAGCGGGTGCTGGGCCGCTACCAGGAGGAGCGCGAAGAGGGCGAGCGCTTCGCCACCTGGGCGGCGCGGGCCACCGCGGAGTCGCTGTCATGA
- a CDS encoding GNAT family N-acetyltransferase: MNSPDRPAAPTTDVTTWSLEQTSPADLEPAKAPDGDVTVVRAEVPSPEFSRFLYTAVGGDVRWTDRLGLTYAQWQEIVDRPGAETWVAYVDGTPAGYIELDPQDDGVVEIMYFGLLPAFRGRRIGGHLLGVGVARAWDLAERWPGRQATRRVWVHTCSLDGPHALANYERRGFRLFDTKVAPEPEVAAPGPWPGAFPV; encoded by the coding sequence ATGAACAGCCCCGATCGCCCCGCCGCCCCCACCACCGACGTGACCACCTGGTCCCTGGAGCAGACCTCTCCCGCCGATCTCGAACCCGCGAAGGCGCCGGACGGCGACGTGACGGTCGTCCGTGCCGAGGTGCCGTCGCCGGAGTTCAGCCGTTTCCTCTACACGGCGGTCGGCGGGGACGTCCGGTGGACGGACCGGCTCGGCCTGACGTACGCGCAGTGGCAGGAGATCGTGGACCGGCCTGGGGCCGAGACATGGGTGGCGTACGTCGACGGGACGCCGGCCGGGTACATCGAGCTGGACCCGCAGGACGACGGTGTCGTGGAGATCATGTACTTCGGGCTCCTTCCCGCCTTCCGGGGGCGCCGGATCGGCGGCCATCTGCTCGGTGTGGGCGTCGCGCGCGCCTGGGATCTCGCCGAGCGGTGGCCCGGGCGGCAGGCGACCCGCAGGGTGTGGGTGCACACCTGCTCGCTGGACGGTCCGCACGCCCTGGCCAACTACGAGCGCCGTGGGTTCCGGCTCTTCGACACGAAGGTCGCGCCGGAGCCCGAGGTGGCGGCCCCCGGACCGTGGCCGGGGGCGTTTCCCGTCTGA
- a CDS encoding GAF domain-containing protein codes for METGSARTPPPAPADAVRALRRARDARLSGRPAGAAPRAEIDASWSRALRSGVDPERAPDGALMEAEEIEHERRSTALGAVIPSLREGLASFVDVTRQIMVVTDAQGRVLWRQGDRSVLRRAGGIRLEEGATWTEPVRGTNAIGTSLAARTPVRVHSAEHFVDVLQSWTCAASPVRDPRDGRLIGIVDVSGPESTFHPATLALVDSVAKLAESEIRNRHLATIERLRSVAAPILCRIGGRALAVDTHGWLAAVAGMPPVDRLPLPKSLAAGRVWFPSLGMCRVEPLPGGWLVQVVDGTSQNASDGPPRRVVLDLGRAGQPVVHVAGPVGTWTQRLSPRHAEMLYALALRTEGCTASELARDIFGDGTRTVTVRAEISRMRRHLAEVLAHRPYRFREGVDVEVVHPEEPADLLPNSTAPVVVRARASARNS; via the coding sequence ATGGAGACAGGCTCTGCCCGAACGCCCCCGCCGGCGCCCGCCGACGCGGTACGCGCGCTCCGCCGGGCCCGCGACGCGCGGCTCTCGGGCCGGCCGGCCGGCGCGGCGCCCCGGGCGGAGATCGACGCTTCCTGGTCCAGGGCGCTGCGCAGCGGGGTCGATCCGGAGCGGGCGCCGGACGGCGCGCTGATGGAGGCCGAGGAGATCGAGCACGAGCGGCGGTCCACGGCGCTCGGCGCGGTGATTCCGTCGCTGCGCGAAGGCCTGGCCTCCTTCGTGGACGTCACCCGGCAGATCATGGTGGTCACCGACGCGCAGGGACGCGTGCTGTGGCGCCAGGGCGACCGTTCCGTGCTGCGACGGGCGGGGGGCATCCGGCTGGAGGAGGGTGCCACGTGGACCGAGCCGGTGCGGGGGACCAACGCGATCGGTACGTCGCTGGCCGCGCGTACCCCCGTTCGGGTGCACTCCGCGGAGCATTTCGTGGACGTCCTGCAAAGCTGGACGTGCGCCGCATCCCCCGTGCGTGACCCGCGTGACGGGCGGTTGATCGGCATCGTCGACGTCAGCGGTCCGGAGTCCACCTTCCACCCGGCGACGCTGGCCCTGGTGGATTCGGTGGCCAAGCTCGCCGAGAGCGAGATACGCAACCGCCACCTGGCGACGATCGAGCGGCTGCGGTCCGTGGCGGCGCCGATCCTCTGCCGGATCGGCGGCCGGGCGCTCGCCGTCGACACTCACGGATGGCTGGCGGCGGTGGCCGGAATGCCGCCGGTGGACCGGCTGCCGCTGCCCAAGTCGCTCGCTGCCGGCCGGGTGTGGTTCCCGTCGCTGGGGATGTGCCGGGTGGAGCCGCTGCCCGGGGGCTGGCTGGTCCAGGTGGTGGACGGGACGTCCCAGAACGCCTCGGACGGGCCGCCGCGCCGGGTGGTGCTGGACCTGGGGCGGGCCGGGCAGCCGGTGGTGCACGTGGCCGGGCCGGTCGGGACCTGGACGCAGCGGCTCTCGCCCCGGCACGCGGAGATGCTGTACGCGCTGGCGCTGCGCACGGAGGGGTGTACGGCCTCCGAGCTGGCGCGGGACATCTTCGGCGACGGCACCCGCACGGTGACGGTGCGCGCCGAGATCTCCCGGATGCGCCGTCACCTCGCGGAGGTGCTGGCGCACCGCCCGTACCGCTTCCGGGAGGGGGTCGACGTGGAGGTCGTGCACCCGGAGGAACCGGCCGATCTGCTGCCGAACTCGACCGCGCCGGTGGTGGTGCGCGCCAGGGCGTCGGCGCGGAACTCCTGA
- a CDS encoding acyl-CoA dehydrogenase family protein — MAATTHTVTNQVPPLVGYDVFGADRALSEAVERHLAPGILPEARQELSTLGQAAGSAQVQEWGAQANENPPELRTHDRYGHRIDEVAFHPAWHRLLGHAVTAGLTDAWGREGGHVRRAAGFLVWTQAEAGHGCPLSMTHAAVPALRTDPELAAVWEPLLTSHVYEEGLRPATEKSGVLFGMGMTEKQGGTDVRSNTTRAEPLAAGGEYLLTGHKWFCSAPMSDGFLVLAQAPGGLTCFLVPRVLPDASRNVFAIQRLKDKLGNRSNASSEVEFDGTWARRVGEEGRGVRTIIEMVAATRLDCVVGSAALMRQAVAQAIHHSTHRSAFGGLLIEKPLMRNVLADLALESEAATVLGMRLAAAYDTDTEEERAFLRLAVPAAKYWVTKRCTAVVGEALECLGGNGYVEESGMPRLLREAPLNSIWEGSGNVQALDVLRALQREPRALDALLREVGKARGADHRLDAAIKDLLTELADLDGVEARARRIVERIALVLQGSLLVRWAPPEVADAFCASRLGGDWGSAFGTLPHTLGLASVVSRARPVVDGR; from the coding sequence ATGGCAGCCACCACCCACACAGTGACCAATCAGGTACCGCCGCTGGTCGGCTACGACGTCTTCGGCGCGGACCGCGCCCTGTCCGAAGCGGTGGAACGACATCTCGCCCCCGGAATCCTGCCCGAGGCCCGGCAGGAGCTGAGCACGCTCGGCCAGGCGGCCGGATCGGCCCAGGTGCAGGAGTGGGGGGCGCAGGCGAACGAGAATCCGCCGGAACTGCGCACCCACGACCGGTACGGACACCGGATCGACGAGGTCGCGTTCCATCCGGCGTGGCACCGTCTGCTGGGTCACGCCGTGACGGCCGGGCTCACGGACGCCTGGGGCCGGGAGGGCGGCCACGTCCGGCGCGCGGCGGGCTTCCTGGTCTGGACGCAGGCCGAGGCGGGGCACGGCTGCCCGCTGTCGATGACGCACGCCGCGGTGCCCGCGCTCCGTACCGACCCGGAGCTCGCCGCCGTGTGGGAGCCCCTGCTGACCTCCCACGTGTACGAGGAGGGGCTGCGGCCCGCCACGGAGAAGTCCGGGGTCCTCTTCGGGATGGGGATGACCGAGAAGCAGGGCGGTACGGACGTCCGCTCCAACACCACCCGGGCCGAGCCGCTCGCCGCCGGGGGCGAGTACCTGCTCACCGGGCACAAGTGGTTCTGCTCCGCGCCCATGTCGGACGGTTTCCTGGTCCTGGCGCAGGCCCCGGGCGGTCTGACCTGCTTCCTGGTGCCGCGGGTGCTGCCGGACGCCTCCCGGAACGTGTTCGCGATCCAGCGGCTCAAGGACAAGCTGGGCAACCGGTCCAACGCGTCGAGCGAGGTCGAGTTCGACGGGACGTGGGCCCGCCGGGTCGGCGAGGAGGGCCGGGGGGTGCGCACCATCATCGAGATGGTCGCGGCGACCCGGCTGGACTGCGTCGTCGGTTCCGCCGCGCTGATGCGGCAGGCTGTGGCGCAGGCGATCCACCACAGCACCCACCGGAGCGCGTTCGGCGGGCTGCTGATCGAGAAGCCGCTGATGCGCAACGTGCTGGCCGACCTGGCCCTGGAGTCGGAGGCGGCGACGGTGCTGGGGATGCGGCTGGCCGCCGCGTACGACACCGACACCGAGGAGGAGCGGGCGTTCCTGCGGCTCGCCGTACCGGCAGCGAAGTACTGGGTGACCAAGCGGTGCACCGCGGTGGTGGGCGAGGCGCTGGAGTGCCTGGGCGGCAACGGGTACGTCGAGGAGTCGGGGATGCCCCGGCTGCTGCGCGAGGCGCCCCTCAACTCCATCTGGGAGGGCTCGGGCAATGTGCAGGCCCTCGACGTGCTGCGCGCGCTCCAGCGGGAGCCGAGGGCGCTGGACGCGCTGCTGCGGGAGGTCGGGAAGGCGCGGGGAGCCGATCACCGGCTGGACGCGGCGATCAAGGACCTGCTGACCGAACTGGCCGATCTGGACGGGGTCGAGGCGCGGGCCCGGCGGATCGTCGAGCGGATCGCGCTGGTGCTCCAGGGGTCGCTGCTGGTGCGCTGGGCGCCGCCGGAGGTCGCCGACGCGTTCTGCGCCTCGCGGCTGGGCGGTGACTGGGGTTCGGCGTTCGGGACGCTGCCGCACACGCTCGGCCTGGCGTCCGTCGTCTCGCGGGCACGGCCGGTCGTGGACGGGCGCTGA
- a CDS encoding YihY/virulence factor BrkB family protein has translation MQAANETPERRSSRLHRARVLYRNVSKRQMAWHLLKDTVNSCMEYRILGLAAEAAFFTLLSLPPLLLGLIGLLGYVDDWTSTTTVASIERNILDAAQTVLSERGVNDFAKPLLDDITHGARPDVISIGFAIALWSGSRAVNVFVETITVMYGLDGQRGIVKTRLLAFLLYVVALLLGAVVLPLLVAGPDRVVELVPWGTEVLAVLYWPLGIVLTIAFLTTLYHVSVPVRSPWIEDVPGALVALAMWVIGSFVLRFYLTSTVEGPTIYGSLAAPIAVLLWIGVSAFAVLVGAAVNAAIDRVWPSLATAAAREANDLARAAQAAEFVARTRPSAWAMYADDEDGADDGGDMPSEFPERWSRFLPPDDLKSRLHAAWDKESRETREHRAHRDDKAHREDRARWDGTEDQEPNSADGPVGGSTWRPGPPK, from the coding sequence GTGCAGGCAGCAAATGAAACACCCGAGCGGAGATCGAGCCGGCTCCACCGTGCCCGAGTTCTCTACCGCAACGTCTCCAAACGGCAGATGGCGTGGCATCTGCTCAAGGACACCGTCAACTCGTGCATGGAGTACCGCATCCTGGGGCTCGCGGCCGAGGCGGCGTTCTTCACCCTGCTGTCCCTGCCGCCCCTGCTGCTCGGACTGATCGGCCTCCTCGGGTACGTCGACGACTGGACGTCCACCACCACGGTCGCCTCCATCGAGCGCAACATCCTCGACGCCGCGCAGACCGTCCTCTCCGAGCGCGGCGTCAACGACTTCGCCAAGCCGCTCCTGGACGACATCACCCACGGGGCGCGCCCCGACGTCATCTCCATCGGCTTCGCCATCGCCCTGTGGTCGGGCTCCCGCGCGGTGAACGTCTTCGTCGAGACCATCACCGTGATGTACGGACTCGACGGCCAGCGCGGCATCGTCAAGACCCGCCTGCTCGCCTTCCTGCTGTACGTCGTCGCCCTGCTGCTGGGCGCGGTGGTGCTGCCGCTGCTGGTGGCGGGCCCGGACCGGGTCGTCGAGCTGGTCCCCTGGGGCACCGAGGTCCTCGCCGTCCTGTACTGGCCGCTGGGCATCGTGCTGACCATCGCCTTCCTGACCACCCTCTACCACGTGTCCGTCCCCGTGCGGTCGCCCTGGATCGAGGACGTCCCGGGGGCACTGGTGGCCCTGGCGATGTGGGTGATCGGCAGCTTCGTCCTGCGGTTCTACCTGACCAGCACCGTCGAGGGCCCGACCATCTACGGCTCGCTGGCCGCCCCCATCGCCGTACTCCTGTGGATCGGCGTCTCCGCCTTCGCGGTGCTCGTCGGGGCCGCGGTGAACGCCGCCATCGACCGGGTGTGGCCGTCCCTGGCCACGGCCGCCGCCCGCGAGGCCAACGACCTCGCCCGTGCCGCCCAGGCCGCCGAGTTCGTGGCCAGGACCCGGCCGTCGGCCTGGGCGATGTACGCGGACGACGAGGACGGCGCCGACGACGGCGGCGACATGCCCTCCGAGTTCCCCGAACGCTGGTCCCGCTTCCTGCCCCCGGACGACCTGAAGTCACGGCTCCACGCGGCCTGGGACAAGGAGTCGAGGGAGACCAGGGAACACAGGGCGCACCGGGACGACAAGGCCCACCGGGAGGACAGGGCGCGCTGGGACGGCACGGAGGACCAGGAGCCGAACTCCGCCGACGGCCCGGTCGGCGGCTCCACCTGGCGGCCGGGGCCGCCGAAGTAG
- a CDS encoding LamG domain-containing protein translates to MRTLAFRVLTVALTTGVAVGAPLPAFALSTHTPDRPPLDRLTTEYRPCDVVTPTAMRFSPTLRAVLSDPDGDPVSGRFEVSWNAPGATSPSSLTLDTTAKPSGSQFSVTVPGTVPDGPVSWRVRAEDADGYGPWSDEQGQGRCLYAMDTQVPAAPQVSSSDVPLDGDEWLDMMGRYRTVTFSSTSPDATSYRYTFGGGPLLTARPDHPGEPVTVRITPRSTGVSVLEVQTADGAGNVSDPTLHWLRIGSPAGPVARWKLDDPADSTSAEAAPGVPATASSGVVFGSEGPSGTPLTGAASFAGTYGDGLRSEATAADPATTFTVSAWVRPEDVGRGMTAVSQTGFLAPSDFALGTTVDDDGKPSFAFSLPSGPAGSGDVDRITGGTPVPGEWSHLTGVQDPVAGTARLYVDGALVASGDTAVPDGQPLGHVQIGRELESDGTHWTGAWQGDLADVTVWDRLVGSDEIAALGHRTPQRTGYWAMDTVRTDGPTTDTPDAGGRQSLILDGDAHLDTTDPLTGAGSISLDGDGDHLDSDSHQIDTDRSYTVTAQVRIHPSTPDRDMALLAQGGDQADAFTLRYRAADAAWEAVFAHADSAEAETTRLTALCFDGMHSLAVQYDSTAAQVRLFLDGYLVDSAPYAAEDAWNAYRSLQVGRDGDGQGGAHYLDGDVDEVRTYAGLLSEAEIYELSVPGEHPDL, encoded by the coding sequence TTGCGCACCCTTGCCTTCCGCGTCCTGACCGTCGCCCTCACCACGGGGGTGGCGGTGGGCGCTCCCTTGCCCGCCTTCGCGCTGTCCACGCACACGCCGGACCGCCCGCCACTCGACCGACTGACCACGGAATACCGCCCCTGCGACGTGGTGACGCCCACCGCGATGCGCTTCTCACCGACGCTCCGGGCCGTGCTGAGCGACCCCGACGGCGATCCGGTCAGCGGCCGGTTCGAGGTGAGCTGGAACGCCCCCGGCGCCACGTCGCCGAGCAGCCTGACCCTGGACACCACGGCCAAGCCCAGCGGATCGCAGTTCTCCGTCACCGTGCCGGGCACCGTCCCGGACGGGCCCGTCAGCTGGCGGGTCCGGGCCGAGGACGCCGACGGGTACGGCCCGTGGAGCGACGAGCAGGGACAGGGCCGCTGCCTGTACGCCATGGACACCCAGGTGCCGGCCGCTCCGCAGGTCTCCTCGTCCGACGTACCGCTCGACGGCGACGAGTGGCTGGACATGATGGGCCGCTACCGCACCGTCACCTTCTCCTCCACCTCGCCCGACGCCACCTCCTACCGCTACACCTTCGGCGGAGGGCCCCTCCTCACGGCACGCCCCGACCACCCCGGAGAGCCGGTGACGGTACGCATCACGCCCCGCTCGACGGGGGTGTCGGTCCTGGAGGTGCAGACGGCCGACGGGGCCGGGAACGTCAGCGACCCCACCTTGCACTGGCTCCGGATCGGTTCGCCCGCGGGCCCCGTCGCCCGGTGGAAGCTCGACGACCCGGCGGACTCCACGAGCGCCGAAGCCGCCCCCGGAGTACCGGCGACGGCCTCGTCCGGCGTCGTCTTCGGCTCGGAAGGACCGAGCGGTACGCCCCTGACCGGGGCTGCGTCCTTCGCCGGTACCTACGGCGACGGCCTCCGGTCCGAGGCCACGGCCGCGGACCCCGCCACCACCTTCACCGTGAGCGCGTGGGTCCGTCCCGAGGACGTCGGCCGCGGCATGACGGCGGTCAGCCAGACCGGCTTCCTGGCCCCCTCCGACTTCGCTCTGGGCACCACCGTCGACGACGACGGGAAACCGTCCTTCGCCTTCTCCCTGCCTTCGGGGCCGGCCGGCTCCGGTGACGTGGACCGGATCACCGGCGGCACGCCCGTACCGGGGGAGTGGTCCCACCTCACCGGCGTCCAGGACCCGGTGGCGGGCACCGCGCGGCTCTACGTCGACGGGGCCCTGGTCGCCTCCGGCGACACGGCCGTCCCGGACGGACAGCCCCTCGGACACGTGCAGATCGGACGCGAGCTGGAGAGCGACGGAACCCACTGGACCGGAGCCTGGCAGGGCGACCTCGCCGACGTGACGGTCTGGGACCGCCTCGTCGGGTCCGACGAGATCGCCGCGCTCGGCCACCGCACGCCCCAGCGCACCGGCTACTGGGCGATGGACACCGTGCGCACCGACGGTCCGACGACCGACACCCCGGACGCAGGGGGCCGGCAGAGCCTCATCCTCGACGGGGACGCCCACCTCGACACCACCGACCCGCTGACCGGCGCGGGCAGCATCTCCCTCGACGGCGACGGCGACCACCTCGACAGTGACAGCCACCAGATCGACACCGACCGGAGCTACACCGTCACGGCCCAGGTACGTATCCACCCGTCGACGCCCGACCGGGACATGGCGCTCCTCGCCCAGGGCGGCGACCAGGCCGACGCCTTCACCCTGCGCTACCGGGCGGCCGACGCCGCGTGGGAGGCCGTCTTCGCCCACGCGGACAGCGCCGAGGCGGAGACCACGAGGCTGACCGCCCTCTGCTTCGACGGCATGCACAGCCTCGCGGTGCAGTACGACAGCACGGCCGCCCAGGTCCGCCTCTTCCTCGACGGCTACCTCGTCGACAGCGCCCCGTACGCGGCGGAAGACGCCTGGAACGCCTACCGGAGCCTCCAGGTGGGCCGGGACGGCGACGGACAGGGCGGAGCCCACTACCTCGACGGCGACGTGGACGAAGTGCGCACCTACGCAGGTCTGCTGTCGGAGGCGGAGATCTACGAGCTGTCCGTACCGGGAGAGCACCCGGACCTGTGA
- a CDS encoding 3-hydroxyacyl-CoA dehydrogenase: protein MRIRIVGAGAMGRGIAQWAAAGGHTVELADVRPEAVADALGHVRSMLERSVAKGRLSAVDAAAAADRIVPLDDPFAAGPGVELVVEAVREDLETKAEVFGKLERVLPASAVFTTNTSSLSVTRIAATLTDPSRLAGLHFFNPVPLMRIVEVVPGAATRPEIPAALTALVEGCGHRAVTVSDTPGFLVNHAGRGLVTEALALLEESVAGPADIDRIARDVLGLRMGPFELMDLTGLDVTAAVIDSIWTGFRHEDRLRPSYLTPNRVAAGLHGRKTDRGWFGYGAPGAGGPAPERPVTGDAGRPVFLAAGDLHAGDTYTAALLGSLDAAGARVERGAAPSARAVVLVPVWGTTVAAAVAGQGLPPERTFGVDPLPPAGRRRVLAVTPAGDPEAAGDARAVLARAADGTEPHAVSVVRDTAGSVAQRLLASVVSVAASIAERSLATPADIDLAVTTGLGYPQGPLAWGDRVGAARMRELSRALYATTGDPRHRPTRWVTERAQLGLSLTDPGTAPEDC, encoded by the coding sequence ATGCGGATCAGGATCGTCGGTGCCGGAGCGATGGGCCGGGGTATCGCGCAGTGGGCCGCCGCGGGCGGGCACACCGTGGAGTTGGCGGACGTGCGGCCGGAGGCGGTGGCCGACGCCCTCGGCCACGTACGGTCCATGCTGGAGCGGTCGGTGGCCAAGGGGCGGCTGAGCGCGGTGGACGCCGCGGCGGCGGCGGACCGGATCGTGCCGCTGGACGACCCGTTCGCGGCCGGGCCCGGGGTGGAGCTGGTCGTCGAGGCGGTCCGCGAGGACCTGGAGACCAAGGCCGAGGTGTTCGGGAAGCTGGAGCGGGTGCTGCCCGCGTCCGCCGTGTTCACGACCAATACGTCCTCGCTGTCGGTGACCCGCATCGCGGCGACGCTCACCGACCCCTCGCGCCTGGCGGGGCTGCACTTCTTCAACCCGGTGCCGCTGATGAGGATCGTGGAGGTGGTGCCGGGCGCGGCCACCCGGCCGGAGATCCCGGCGGCCCTCACCGCGCTGGTGGAGGGGTGCGGGCACCGTGCGGTGACCGTCTCCGACACCCCGGGGTTCCTCGTCAACCACGCGGGGCGGGGGCTGGTGACGGAGGCGTTGGCGCTGCTGGAGGAGTCGGTGGCGGGTCCCGCGGACATCGACCGGATCGCCCGGGACGTCCTGGGGCTGCGGATGGGACCGTTCGAACTGATGGACCTCACCGGGCTGGACGTGACGGCCGCCGTCATCGACTCGATCTGGACCGGTTTCCGCCACGAGGACCGGCTCCGCCCCTCCTACCTCACCCCGAACCGGGTGGCCGCCGGCCTGCACGGCCGCAAGACGGACCGGGGCTGGTTCGGTTACGGGGCGCCGGGGGCGGGCGGACCCGCCCCGGAGCGGCCGGTGACGGGCGACGCCGGCCGGCCGGTCTTCCTCGCGGCCGGGGACCTGCACGCCGGCGACACGTACACCGCGGCCCTGCTCGGTTCGCTGGACGCGGCGGGGGCGCGGGTCGAACGCGGCGCGGCGCCGTCCGCGCGCGCCGTGGTGCTGGTGCCGGTCTGGGGCACCACGGTCGCCGCCGCGGTCGCCGGGCAGGGGCTGCCGCCGGAGCGGACCTTCGGGGTCGACCCGCTGCCGCCGGCGGGCCGCCGCCGGGTGCTGGCGGTGACCCCGGCGGGCGATCCGGAGGCGGCCGGGGACGCCCGCGCGGTGCTGGCCCGGGCCGCGGACGGCACCGAGCCGCACGCCGTGTCGGTGGTACGGGACACGGCGGGCTCCGTCGCCCAGCGGCTGCTGGCCTCCGTGGTCTCGGTCGCGGCGTCCATCGCGGAGCGGTCGCTCGCCACCCCGGCCGACATCGACCTCGCCGTCACCACCGGACTCGGCTATCCGCAGGGACCGTTGGCGTGGGGCGACCGGGTCGGGGCCGCACGGATGCGGGAGTTGAGCCGCGCGCTGTACGCCACGACCGGCGACCCGCGCCACCGCCCGACCCGCTGGGTCACCGAACGGGCCCAGCTGGGGCTGTCGTTGACCGATCCTGGGACGGCCCCGGAGGACTGCTGA